One window of Curtobacterium sp. 458 genomic DNA carries:
- a CDS encoding helix-turn-helix transcriptional regulator: protein MVRLPLSPVELARGRALGALLRAARADRSMLDVALAAGVSPETLRKIETGRIATPSFGTVAAVAAVVGLSLDEVWREVRRAGEVVVVDEPAGVA, encoded by the coding sequence ATGGTCCGTCTGCCGCTCAGTCCCGTCGAACTCGCCCGCGGTCGTGCCCTCGGGGCGCTGCTCCGCGCCGCCCGAGCCGATCGGTCGATGCTCGACGTCGCGCTCGCGGCCGGGGTGTCGCCCGAGACCCTGCGGAAGATCGAGACCGGACGCATCGCGACGCCGTCGTTCGGGACCGTCGCGGCGGTGGCAGCGGTCGTGGGACTCTCGCTCGACGAGGTCTGGCGTGAGGTGCGTCGGGCCGGGGAGGTCGTCGTCGTCGACGAGCCCGCGGGCGTCGCCTGA
- a CDS encoding 4'-phosphopantetheinyl transferase superfamily protein — translation MGESCLQSVVVTLRPAGADRAADREALVAAVASVTGADVVGVRTGRGCPHCGSTAHGRPWATVGGREVGVSLSRTAGVTALAVAPDAVGVDVERVSRVARAPLDAFTCGEIDRAAGDVGVLAACWAAKEAVLKRDGRGLRVDPRSVDVDVERGTVVLDGAAQAVVLVRPEHDLVVAVAAGGAPVTWGA, via the coding sequence GTGGGTGAGTCGTGCCTCCAGTCCGTCGTCGTGACGCTCCGTCCGGCGGGCGCGGACCGTGCAGCCGACCGGGAGGCCCTGGTCGCCGCCGTCGCGTCGGTGACGGGCGCGGACGTGGTCGGGGTGCGCACGGGGCGCGGCTGCCCGCACTGCGGCAGCACCGCGCACGGTCGACCGTGGGCCACCGTCGGTGGCCGGGAGGTCGGCGTGAGCCTGTCCCGAACCGCGGGCGTGACCGCCCTCGCGGTCGCGCCCGACGCCGTCGGGGTCGACGTCGAGCGCGTGTCCCGGGTGGCGCGCGCGCCGCTCGACGCCTTCACGTGTGGGGAGATCGACCGTGCCGCGGGCGACGTCGGGGTGCTCGCGGCCTGCTGGGCGGCGAAGGAGGCCGTCCTCAAGCGGGACGGTCGGGGCCTCCGGGTGGACCCGCGGTCGGTCGACGTCGACGTCGAGCGCGGCACGGTCGTCCTCGACGGAGCGGCACAGGCGGTCGTCCTCGTGCGGCCCGAGCACGACCTCGTGGTCGCGGTCGCCGCAGGGGGAGCACCGGTCACCTGGGGAGCGTGA
- a CDS encoding Pls/PosA family non-ribosomal peptide synthetase, giving the protein MTSATGNPQLELARGAHAPAPRTLLDVLTETATTHPDALALEDPDGTLDYRALLAAVHAQADDLARRGVRRGDRVGVRIPSGGRDLYVSILALLAAGAAYVPVDADDPEERAMLVFGEAGVVGVIGAGGVLADREGTPLPVTDPAASADLPRLEDDAWIIFTSGSTGVPKGVAVTHLSAAAFVDAEARMFLQDAPIGPGDRVLAGLSVAFDASCEEMWLAWGHGACLVPAPRSLVRTGVDLGPWLIAHTITVVSTVPTLAALWPDDALEQVRLVIFGGEACPPELAARIASRGRELWNTYGPTEATVVACGALMDGSAPVRIGLPLDGWDLAVVDDAGQRVAPGGVGELVIGGVGLGRYLDPAKDAEKYAAFPELGWERAYRSGDLVRYEPEGLVFQGRADDQVKLGGRRIELGEVDAALQALDGVAGGAAVVQRTPAGNQVLVGYVAPVAGRAVDVAAANARLREELPAALVPLVAVVDSLPTRTSGKVDRAALPWPLPGVADVADLPETVAWIAERWSAILGVPVTGVDDDFFAHGGGSLTAAQLVSAIRERFPTTTVADVYDHPRIGALAAALDESGAAEASERPVAPVSPATGFLLTVLGLPVQVLRGLRVLTWTSLVSTVLHATSLPFLPSVPWPWLVLALLVFVTPVGKMAVTVLLARLLLLGVRPGDHPRGGSVHVRVWLAERIAEAVDGPSTAGAPWISYYARALGARIGRDVDLHALPPVTGMLRVGARASIEPEVDLAGHWVDGDVFRLGPVRVDADAVVRSRSTLLPGAHVGAGAEVEPGSSVTGRVPDGERWAGSPAERVGSARHDREARPASRRRWLVAYGVGSVAVAGLPVIGVAVGLAVTAALVGAAPSLGAAVLRALAVVPLATVVAGLVYALLVVASVRLLGLGLHEGRHPVRSRIGWQVWTTERVLDAARTLLFPVYASLVTPLWLRLLGARVGRNTEISTVLLIPALTQIASGAFLADDTMVATYELGGGRVTIGRSKVGRRAFLGNSGMTGAGRSVPREALVAVLSAVPKKAKRGSSWLGTPPVRLRRATTTFDEERTFRPPRRLKVARGCWELLRLLAPMVSAAIALGVVGTLLGLWSTIGLGWTVLLAGPVLIVAGAVAAAVSTTAKWAFVGRIDAGEHPLWSSFVWRNEVQDTFVETVARPWFAEQCTGTPALAAWLRTLGARIGRGTWIETYWLPEADLVAIGDGATVSRGTVVQTHLFHDRVMQLDAVWLDAGATLGPHSVVLPAAGLGAGSTVGPASLVMRGEQVPAGSLWSGNPIAPWAAPPWLSGDPASGDPAPGGTAPSDGTAPSGGTAPSGGTAPSDAPAAERAAGTDGSVVVPD; this is encoded by the coding sequence ATGACCAGCGCCACCGGGAACCCGCAGCTCGAGCTCGCGCGCGGCGCACACGCGCCCGCGCCCCGGACCCTCCTCGACGTCCTCACCGAGACCGCGACGACGCATCCGGACGCCCTCGCCCTCGAGGACCCCGACGGCACCCTCGACTACCGGGCCCTGCTGGCGGCCGTGCACGCGCAGGCCGACGACCTCGCACGCCGAGGCGTCCGTCGCGGCGACCGGGTCGGCGTCCGCATCCCGTCCGGCGGGCGCGACCTCTACGTGTCGATCCTCGCGCTGCTGGCGGCCGGCGCCGCGTACGTCCCGGTCGACGCCGACGACCCCGAGGAGCGGGCGATGCTCGTCTTCGGCGAGGCCGGTGTCGTGGGGGTCATCGGAGCAGGCGGGGTGCTCGCCGACCGCGAGGGCACGCCCCTGCCGGTGACCGACCCCGCGGCGAGCGCTGACCTCCCCCGGCTGGAGGACGACGCGTGGATCATCTTCACCTCGGGGTCGACCGGGGTGCCGAAGGGCGTGGCGGTGACGCACCTGAGTGCTGCGGCGTTCGTGGACGCCGAGGCGCGGATGTTCCTGCAGGACGCCCCGATCGGCCCGGGTGACCGGGTGCTGGCGGGGTTGAGCGTGGCGTTCGACGCGTCGTGCGAGGAGATGTGGCTGGCGTGGGGGCACGGTGCGTGCCTGGTGCCGGCGCCGCGGTCGCTGGTGCGGACGGGGGTGGACCTCGGGCCGTGGTTGATCGCGCACACGATCACGGTGGTGTCGACGGTGCCGACGCTCGCGGCGCTGTGGCCGGACGACGCGCTGGAGCAGGTCCGGCTGGTGATCTTCGGTGGTGAGGCGTGTCCCCCGGAGCTGGCGGCTCGGATCGCGTCGCGGGGCCGGGAGCTGTGGAACACGTACGGGCCGACCGAGGCGACCGTGGTGGCGTGTGGTGCGCTCATGGACGGGAGCGCACCGGTGCGGATCGGGCTGCCGTTGGACGGATGGGACCTGGCGGTGGTGGACGATGCCGGGCAGCGGGTCGCGCCGGGTGGTGTCGGCGAGCTGGTGATCGGCGGGGTCGGGCTGGGGCGGTACCTGGACCCCGCGAAGGACGCGGAGAAGTACGCGGCGTTCCCGGAGCTCGGGTGGGAGCGGGCGTACCGGAGCGGTGACCTGGTGCGGTACGAGCCCGAGGGGCTGGTGTTCCAGGGTCGGGCGGACGACCAGGTGAAGCTCGGTGGTCGGCGGATCGAGCTGGGTGAGGTGGACGCGGCGCTGCAGGCGTTGGACGGGGTGGCCGGTGGTGCTGCGGTGGTGCAGCGGACGCCGGCGGGCAACCAGGTGCTGGTCGGGTACGTGGCGCCGGTGGCGGGGCGGGCGGTGGACGTGGCGGCGGCGAACGCACGGTTGCGCGAGGAGCTGCCGGCGGCGCTGGTGCCGCTGGTGGCGGTCGTGGACTCGCTGCCGACGCGGACGTCAGGCAAGGTGGACCGTGCGGCGCTGCCGTGGCCGCTGCCGGGGGTCGCGGACGTCGCGGACCTGCCGGAGACGGTGGCGTGGATCGCGGAGCGGTGGTCGGCGATCCTCGGGGTGCCGGTGACGGGTGTGGACGACGACTTCTTCGCGCACGGTGGCGGGTCGTTGACGGCGGCGCAGCTGGTGTCGGCGATCCGCGAGAGGTTCCCGACGACGACCGTGGCGGACGTGTACGACCACCCCCGGATCGGTGCGTTGGCCGCGGCGCTGGACGAGTCCGGTGCGGCGGAGGCGTCGGAGCGCCCGGTGGCGCCGGTGTCCCCGGCGACGGGGTTCCTGCTGACGGTGCTCGGGCTGCCGGTGCAGGTGCTCCGCGGGTTGCGGGTGCTGACGTGGACGTCGCTGGTGTCGACCGTCCTGCACGCGACGTCGTTGCCGTTCCTGCCGTCGGTGCCGTGGCCGTGGCTCGTGCTCGCGCTGCTGGTGTTCGTCACCCCGGTGGGGAAGATGGCGGTGACGGTGCTGCTCGCGCGGCTGCTGCTGCTGGGTGTCCGGCCGGGCGACCATCCGCGTGGCGGGTCGGTGCACGTGCGGGTGTGGCTCGCGGAGCGGATCGCGGAGGCGGTGGACGGTCCGTCGACGGCCGGTGCGCCGTGGATCAGCTACTACGCGCGTGCGCTCGGGGCACGGATCGGGCGGGACGTGGACCTGCACGCGCTGCCCCCGGTGACGGGGATGCTGCGGGTGGGGGCCAGGGCGTCGATCGAGCCCGAGGTGGACCTCGCGGGGCACTGGGTGGACGGGGACGTGTTCCGGCTCGGGCCGGTGCGGGTGGACGCGGACGCGGTGGTGCGGAGCCGGTCGACGCTGCTGCCGGGCGCGCACGTGGGGGCCGGCGCCGAGGTCGAACCCGGTTCGTCGGTGACGGGCCGGGTCCCCGACGGCGAGCGGTGGGCGGGTTCGCCGGCGGAGCGCGTGGGGTCGGCTCGGCACGACCGGGAGGCACGACCCGCCTCCCGTCGACGCTGGCTCGTCGCGTACGGGGTCGGCTCGGTCGCGGTGGCCGGGCTGCCCGTCATAGGGGTCGCGGTGGGACTCGCGGTGACGGCGGCGCTGGTGGGTGCGGCGCCGAGCCTCGGGGCGGCGGTGCTCCGTGCGCTCGCGGTGGTGCCGCTCGCGACGGTCGTCGCCGGGCTCGTCTACGCACTGCTGGTGGTCGCGTCGGTGCGGCTGCTCGGCCTGGGGCTGCACGAGGGACGGCACCCGGTGCGGAGCCGGATCGGCTGGCAGGTGTGGACGACCGAGCGGGTGCTCGACGCTGCGCGGACGCTGCTCTTCCCGGTGTACGCCTCGCTCGTGACGCCGCTGTGGCTCCGGCTGCTGGGCGCGCGGGTCGGACGGAACACCGAGATCTCGACGGTCCTGCTCATCCCGGCGCTGACGCAGATCGCGTCGGGGGCGTTCCTCGCCGACGACACGATGGTCGCGACGTACGAGCTCGGCGGCGGTCGGGTGACGATCGGTCGGTCGAAGGTGGGTCGTCGCGCGTTCCTCGGGAACTCGGGGATGACGGGTGCCGGGCGGTCGGTCCCCCGCGAAGCCCTGGTGGCCGTGCTCTCCGCGGTGCCGAAGAAGGCCAAGCGCGGTTCGTCGTGGCTCGGGACCCCGCCCGTGCGGCTGCGGCGGGCGACGACGACGTTCGACGAGGAGCGCACGTTCCGGCCGCCACGGAGGCTCAAGGTCGCGCGCGGCTGCTGGGAGCTGCTGCGGCTCCTGGCGCCGATGGTGTCGGCGGCGATCGCACTCGGCGTCGTCGGGACGCTCCTCGGCCTGTGGTCGACGATCGGGCTCGGCTGGACCGTCCTGCTCGCGGGTCCGGTGCTCATCGTCGCCGGTGCGGTCGCGGCCGCGGTGTCGACCACGGCGAAGTGGGCCTTCGTCGGGCGGATCGACGCGGGCGAGCACCCGCTGTGGTCGTCGTTCGTGTGGCGGAACGAGGTGCAGGACACCTTCGTCGAGACCGTCGCTCGGCCGTGGTTCGCGGAGCAGTGCACGGGGACCCCGGCGCTCGCGGCGTGGCTGCGGACGCTCGGTGCGCGGATCGGCCGCGGGACGTGGATCGAGACGTACTGGCTCCCCGAGGCCGACCTCGTGGCGATCGGCGACGGCGCCACCGTGTCGCGCGGGACCGTCGTGCAGACGCACCTGTTCCACGACCGGGTGATGCAGCTCGACGCCGTCTGGCTCGACGCCGGCGCGACGCTCGGGCCGCACAGCGTCGTCCTGCCGGCGGCGGGGCTCGGCGCGGGGTCGACGGTCGGGCCGGCGTCGCTCGTGATGCGCGGGGAGCAGGTGCCGGCCGGGTCGCTGTGGTCGGGGAACCCCATCGCGCCGTGGGCCGCGCCGCCGTGGCTGTCCGGCGATCCCGCGTCCGGCGATCCTGCGCCCGGCGGCACCGCGCCGTCGGACGGCACCGCGCCGTCCGGAGGCACCGCGCCGTCCGGCGGCACCGCGCCGTCCGACGCTCCGGCCGCGGAGCGCGCTGCCGGGACGGACGGCTCCGTGGTCGTGCCAGACTGA
- a CDS encoding M1 family metallopeptidase, with protein MTSADPYTPHSGDRRWSAVHYELRLGYRVATNRLDGTATVTAQAHETLDRVVIDLHGLTVDRVDVDGKRAKKVGTATHKLTVTPQEPIAAGTEFTVHVKYRGTPRPIRSPWGQVGWEELSDGVIVAAQPTGAPSWFPCNDRPDDKATYRFEITAEAAYDVLANGELLGTDRARAGTTWTYATTEPMATYLATVQIGRYRTTKLRSPHVPVTLHHPADLQAAAKTDFGRVPDMLALYADRFGPYPFPAYGVVVTDDELEIPLEAHGLAVFGRNHVDGEHGTDRLIAHELAHQWFGNSVTVARWRDIWLHEGFACYAEWLWSEHRGGETADVLAARYRQGLLDQPQDLVVGDPGARDMFDDRVYKRGALALHAVRRTFGDAAFFAGLRTITERHRHASVAPEHVLDAFAGSAGVSVDAVRAVTAPWIEEPGVPELPAA; from the coding sequence ATGACCAGCGCCGACCCGTACACCCCGCACAGCGGCGACCGTCGGTGGAGCGCGGTGCACTACGAGCTCCGGCTCGGGTACCGCGTCGCGACGAACCGCCTCGACGGCACCGCGACCGTCACGGCGCAGGCGCACGAGACCCTCGACCGGGTCGTCATCGACCTGCACGGCCTCACGGTCGACCGGGTCGACGTCGACGGGAAGCGCGCGAAGAAAGTCGGCACCGCGACCCACAAGCTGACGGTGACGCCGCAGGAGCCGATCGCGGCCGGTACGGAGTTCACCGTCCACGTCAAGTACCGCGGCACACCGCGGCCGATCCGGAGCCCCTGGGGACAGGTCGGCTGGGAGGAGCTCTCCGACGGCGTCATCGTCGCCGCGCAGCCGACGGGGGCGCCGTCGTGGTTCCCGTGCAACGACCGACCCGACGACAAGGCCACGTACCGGTTCGAGATCACCGCCGAGGCCGCGTACGACGTCCTCGCGAACGGCGAGCTGCTCGGCACCGACCGTGCGCGGGCCGGCACGACCTGGACGTACGCGACGACCGAGCCCATGGCGACGTACCTCGCGACCGTGCAGATCGGTCGGTACCGCACGACGAAGCTCCGGAGCCCGCACGTCCCGGTGACGCTGCACCACCCGGCGGACCTCCAGGCCGCGGCGAAGACCGACTTCGGCCGCGTGCCGGACATGCTCGCGCTCTACGCCGACCGGTTCGGCCCGTACCCGTTCCCCGCGTACGGCGTGGTCGTGACCGACGACGAGCTCGAGATCCCGCTCGAGGCCCACGGTCTCGCCGTCTTCGGCCGGAACCACGTCGACGGCGAGCACGGCACCGACCGGCTCATCGCGCACGAACTCGCCCACCAGTGGTTCGGCAACTCGGTGACCGTCGCACGCTGGCGCGACATCTGGCTGCACGAGGGCTTCGCCTGCTACGCCGAGTGGCTGTGGTCCGAGCACCGGGGCGGGGAGACGGCCGACGTGCTCGCCGCGCGGTACCGGCAGGGACTGCTCGACCAGCCGCAGGACCTCGTGGTCGGCGACCCGGGCGCCCGCGACATGTTCGACGACCGGGTCTACAAGCGCGGCGCCCTGGCCCTGCACGCGGTCCGCCGGACGTTCGGCGACGCCGCGTTCTTCGCCGGCCTCCGGACGATCACCGAGCGACACCGGCACGCGTCCGTCGCCCCCGAGCACGTGCTCGACGCCTTCGCCGGCAGCGCGGGGGTGTCCGTCGACGCCGTCCGAGCCGTGACGGCACCCTGGATCGAGGAACCGGGCGTCCCCGAGCTGCCCGCTGCCTGA
- a CDS encoding TPM domain-containing protein: MTALLAAFLVLAPATASHATAPFQLQGGAYVVDQADALTSAQQSQVEQAVQDLYDRTKTQLYVVYVPTFSDPSDHTAWGDAFRQQNQIDSDSIVLAVAVDDRIADVHQTNETDLTSSDVENAYQDDAVPQLRDGNWAAAATAFADGLAQTQDPPNLTALWVVLLVVVVAIVVVVLVVRARNKRRTAAATKAQEESLAGLERTAGGALVTIDDELKTAEQEVGFATAQFGADAAKPFADAVATAKRNVRQAFTFQQQLDDEIPDTPQQRAEWANQIIAICEQAHAAIEAQTQSFDKLRSLEDGVEDASTALAADVASAPASVAAASAALERVRATYSGRTLATVSDNVDQAKQVLDYATERSAAATAAIAAGDKGEAVVAVRDAQHALAQVQQLTASATAAETTFAEASARAQAMRADVEGDVAAARSMRTDSPELVAAVTQAETVLRQGIDPKDPISAVDALTKANTDIDAALATARGVEEQNQRAARALDDALRDARSRISQAREYIALRRGAVGPTARTRLSEAERALDDAVDLAATNPGQALQAARAAEQYAAAAMDEAGNDMGGWPGAGGGGNGAQLGGLVTGLVLGGLLGGRGGSFGGGSFGGGGFGGGGFGGGGGGFGGGGGGGGGFSGGGRF, encoded by the coding sequence GTGACCGCCCTGCTCGCCGCGTTCCTCGTCCTCGCACCCGCGACCGCGTCGCACGCCACCGCCCCCTTCCAGCTCCAAGGCGGCGCGTACGTCGTCGACCAGGCGGACGCCCTGACCTCCGCGCAGCAGTCGCAGGTGGAACAGGCCGTGCAGGACCTCTACGACAGGACGAAGACCCAGCTCTACGTCGTGTACGTCCCGACCTTCTCGGACCCGTCCGACCACACCGCGTGGGGCGACGCGTTCCGCCAGCAGAACCAGATCGACTCGGACAGCATCGTGCTCGCGGTGGCGGTCGACGACCGCATCGCGGACGTCCACCAGACGAACGAGACCGACCTGACGTCGTCCGACGTCGAGAACGCCTACCAGGACGACGCCGTGCCGCAGCTCCGGGACGGCAACTGGGCGGCGGCCGCGACCGCGTTCGCCGACGGGCTCGCCCAGACGCAGGACCCGCCGAACCTCACCGCACTGTGGGTCGTGCTGCTCGTCGTCGTGGTCGCGATCGTCGTCGTGGTGCTCGTCGTCCGTGCGCGCAACAAACGCCGCACCGCGGCGGCGACCAAGGCGCAGGAGGAGTCCCTCGCGGGTCTCGAACGCACCGCCGGGGGTGCCCTCGTCACGATCGACGACGAACTGAAGACCGCCGAGCAGGAGGTCGGGTTCGCCACCGCCCAGTTCGGCGCCGACGCCGCGAAGCCCTTCGCCGACGCCGTGGCCACCGCGAAGCGCAACGTCCGCCAGGCGTTCACGTTCCAGCAGCAGCTCGACGACGAGATCCCGGACACCCCGCAGCAGCGCGCCGAGTGGGCGAACCAGATCATCGCCATCTGCGAGCAGGCGCACGCCGCGATCGAGGCGCAGACCCAGTCCTTCGACAAGCTCCGCTCGCTCGAGGACGGCGTCGAGGACGCGTCGACCGCCCTCGCAGCGGACGTCGCCTCGGCGCCCGCGTCCGTCGCCGCCGCCTCGGCCGCACTCGAGCGGGTCCGTGCGACGTACTCCGGCCGGACCCTCGCCACGGTGTCGGACAACGTCGACCAGGCGAAGCAGGTGCTCGACTACGCGACGGAACGGTCCGCAGCGGCGACCGCGGCGATCGCGGCCGGCGACAAGGGCGAAGCGGTCGTCGCCGTGCGGGACGCCCAGCACGCCCTCGCGCAGGTGCAGCAGCTGACGGCCTCCGCCACCGCCGCCGAGACGACCTTCGCCGAGGCGTCGGCACGCGCCCAGGCGATGCGCGCCGACGTCGAGGGCGACGTCGCAGCCGCACGGTCGATGCGAACGGACAGTCCCGAGCTCGTGGCGGCCGTGACCCAGGCCGAGACGGTCCTGCGGCAGGGCATCGACCCGAAGGACCCGATCTCCGCCGTCGACGCTCTGACGAAGGCGAACACCGACATCGACGCCGCGCTCGCGACCGCACGAGGTGTCGAGGAGCAGAACCAGCGCGCCGCACGAGCACTCGACGACGCCCTGCGCGACGCCCGCTCCCGGATCAGCCAGGCTCGCGAGTACATCGCCCTGCGTCGTGGAGCGGTCGGACCGACGGCACGGACCCGACTGTCCGAAGCCGAGCGCGCCCTCGACGACGCGGTCGACCTCGCCGCGACGAACCCGGGGCAGGCGCTCCAGGCCGCACGCGCGGCCGAGCAGTACGCCGCCGCCGCGATGGACGAGGCCGGCAACGACATGGGCGGCTGGCCCGGTGCCGGGGGCGGCGGCAACGGCGCACAGCTCGGCGGGCTCGTCACCGGGCTCGTCCTCGGTGGTCTCCTCGGCGGACGCGGCGGCTCGTTCGGCGGCGGCTCGTTCGGCGGCGGCGGGTTCGGGGGCGGCGGCTTCGGCGGTGGCGGCGGAGGCTTCGGCGGAGGCGGCGGGGGCGGCGGCGGCTTCTCCGGCGGCGGCCGCTTCTGA
- the map gene encoding type I methionyl aminopeptidase, with protein sequence MIEILTPAEVDRARRTGALVGTILQTLRDRTRVGTNLLEIDRWTKQLIEDAGAESCYVDYAPSFGRGPFGHHVCTAVNDAVLHGLPHDRALADGDLLTLDLAVSLDGIAADAAISFVVGTVDPADAALIDATERALAAGIAAARPGARTGDLSHAIGTVLEDAGYPVNVEFGGHGIGSTMHQDPHVSNTGRPGRGYTLRPGLLLALEPWVMADTDVLVTDPDGWTLRSATGARTAHTEHTIAITEDGAEVLTLPR encoded by the coding sequence GTGATCGAGATCCTGACCCCGGCCGAGGTCGACCGCGCCCGCCGCACCGGAGCGCTCGTCGGCACGATCCTGCAGACCCTCCGCGACCGCACGCGCGTCGGCACGAACCTGCTCGAGATCGACCGGTGGACGAAGCAGCTCATCGAGGACGCCGGCGCCGAGTCCTGCTACGTCGACTACGCCCCGTCGTTCGGCCGCGGCCCGTTCGGCCACCACGTCTGCACCGCCGTGAACGACGCCGTCCTGCACGGGCTCCCCCACGACCGGGCGCTCGCGGACGGTGACCTGCTCACCCTCGACCTCGCCGTGTCGCTCGACGGCATCGCCGCCGACGCGGCGATCAGCTTCGTCGTGGGGACCGTGGACCCCGCCGACGCCGCGCTGATCGACGCGACCGAACGCGCCCTCGCCGCGGGCATCGCCGCCGCACGCCCCGGCGCCCGTACCGGGGACCTGTCGCACGCGATCGGCACCGTGCTGGAGGACGCGGGCTACCCGGTCAACGTCGAGTTCGGCGGCCACGGCATCGGGTCGACCATGCACCAGGACCCGCACGTGTCGAACACCGGACGGCCCGGACGCGGCTACACCCTCCGCCCGGGGCTCCTCCTCGCGCTGGAGCCCTGGGTGATGGCCGACACCGACGTCCTCGTCACCGACCCGGACGGCTGGACGCTCCGCAGCGCCACCGGGGCCCGGACGGCGCACACCGAGCACACGATCGCGATCACCGAGGACGGCGCCGAGGTGCTCACGCTCCCCAGGTGA
- the argS gene encoding arginine--tRNA ligase codes for MTPAELSAAYLSILTGIVERRGASDTVTVEESHAALERPKNRAHGDWASNAAMQLAKRLGTNPRELATEIAGELTELDGVASVDVAGPGFINITLDAAAAGAIAKTIVDEGAAFGQGDLYDGVKIDLEFVSANPTGPIHMGGVRWAAVGDSLARVFEAQGGLVTREYYFNDHGAQIDRFARSLVASALGEPTPEDGYGGAYIGEIAARVIATLPAGTDVRDLPRDEAQELFRREGVEFMFADIKSSLHDFGVDFDVYFHENSLHESKAVERAIERLQSLGEMYEAEGALWLRTTDFGDDRDRVVIKSDGQPAYIAGDLAYYLDKRERGFERNLIMLGADHHGYVGRMMAICAAFGDEPGTNLEILIGQMVNLLKDGEPMRMSKRNGTIVTMEDLVDAVGVDAGRYALVRFASDTSIDIDLDLLTKRTNDNPVFYVQYAHARTQSVARNAAASGVDRSAFDASLLTHETESTLVGALAEYPRVVRQAAELREPHRIARYIEQLAGLYHRWYDSCRVTPLGDEAVTDLHRTRLWLNDATGQVIRNGLGLLGVSAPERM; via the coding sequence ATGACACCAGCCGAACTCTCCGCCGCGTACCTGTCGATCCTGACGGGGATCGTGGAGCGACGAGGTGCCTCGGACACGGTGACGGTCGAGGAGTCGCACGCGGCCCTCGAACGGCCGAAGAACCGGGCGCACGGTGACTGGGCGTCGAACGCCGCGATGCAGCTGGCGAAGCGCCTCGGGACGAACCCGCGCGAGCTCGCGACCGAGATCGCGGGGGAGCTGACCGAGCTCGACGGCGTGGCCTCGGTCGACGTCGCCGGCCCCGGGTTCATCAACATCACGCTCGACGCGGCCGCCGCCGGCGCGATCGCCAAGACCATCGTCGACGAGGGCGCCGCGTTCGGGCAGGGCGACCTGTACGACGGGGTGAAGATCGACCTCGAATTCGTCTCCGCGAACCCGACCGGTCCGATCCACATGGGCGGCGTCCGCTGGGCCGCGGTCGGCGACAGCCTCGCCCGCGTGTTCGAGGCGCAGGGCGGACTCGTCACCCGCGAGTACTACTTCAACGACCACGGCGCGCAGATCGACCGCTTCGCGCGGTCCCTCGTCGCGTCGGCGCTCGGCGAGCCCACGCCCGAGGACGGCTACGGCGGCGCGTACATCGGCGAGATCGCGGCGCGCGTGATCGCCACGCTGCCGGCCGGCACCGACGTGCGGGACCTGCCGCGCGACGAGGCACAGGAGCTGTTCCGGCGCGAGGGCGTCGAGTTCATGTTCGCGGACATCAAGTCGTCGCTGCACGACTTCGGCGTCGACTTCGACGTGTACTTCCACGAGAACTCGCTGCACGAGTCGAAGGCCGTCGAGCGGGCCATCGAGCGGCTGCAGTCGCTCGGCGAGATGTACGAGGCCGAGGGTGCGCTCTGGCTCCGCACGACCGACTTCGGCGACGACCGGGACCGCGTCGTCATCAAGTCGGACGGGCAGCCGGCCTACATCGCGGGCGACCTGGCGTACTACCTCGACAAGCGCGAGCGCGGCTTCGAGCGGAACCTCATCATGCTCGGCGCCGACCACCACGGCTACGTCGGCCGCATGATGGCGATATGCGCGGCGTTCGGTGACGAGCCCGGCACGAACCTCGAGATCCTCATCGGGCAGATGGTCAACCTGCTCAAGGACGGCGAGCCGATGCGCATGTCGAAGCGCAACGGCACGATCGTCACGATGGAGGACCTCGTCGACGCCGTCGGTGTCGACGCCGGCCGGTACGCCCTCGTGCGCTTCGCGAGCGACACCTCGATCGACATCGACCTCGACCTGCTCACGAAGCGGACCAACGACAACCCGGTCTTCTACGTGCAGTACGCCCACGCCCGCACGCAGTCGGTCGCCCGCAACGCCGCCGCATCCGGGGTCGACCGGTCCGCGTTCGACGCCTCGCTCCTGACGCACGAGACCGAGAGCACCCTCGTCGGGGCCCTCGCCGAGTACCCGCGGGTCGTCCGGCAGGCCGCCGAGCTCCGCGAGCCGCACCGCATCGCGCGCTACATCGAGCAGCTCGCGGGGCTGTACCACCGCTGGTACGACTCCTGCCGCGTGACACCGCTCGGGGACGAGGCCGTGACGGACCTCCACCGCACGCGCCTCTGGCTGAACGACGCCACCGGTCAGGTCATCCGCAACGGCCTCGGCCTCCTCGGGGTGAGTGCGCCCGAGCGCATGTAG